The Artemia franciscana chromosome 9, ASM3288406v1, whole genome shotgun sequence region GTTATAGTGTTTTAACATCAATATTCCACGTTTGTTTATAGTGTCTTGCTAATGTATAAATCTTCAGAACTCGTCTTGTTATGGGTGTACATTTCCTATTGTAAAAGGTGCCTCTATGTATTCTGGCTCTTAGAGGAACGAAAAACACAACCGTCCAGAATAAAACTGATCTGAAAGGATGAATATAAATCAGTATCCCTGTATTATTAGGGAAGCCCTCCTATGAGAGTTTAACTAAAATTTAGTATTGTATGTATATAACGTAAATTGCCTTACACTTGTCGTTATCGGAACGgttacttcttctttttttctcaggatTAGCAGCATTCGAAATTTGGGGACGATAAAACCATAAGGATGTTAAACTATCGAGATAGTCTGAACTGTTATCACCGCTGCAATTCTGGTGGCTAATGCCATTCCTTTTTCCCGTCTTCTCTACTTGATTTGCAAAATTCATGCTCCTGTTCTCATGTTTTCAGAATTGCTCtttttatattctaataaaacTCTGGACTTAGCTCGTCCATGTCCGGTAGAGCTAAATTTGTTGAGGAATGTGGCAAACTTATACttctaaaacaaataatttatgataaataaattaacaaataagaaaacaaattaattgaataatgaataaacgaataaaataataattcatatataataagtaaataatttccGTACCTTTAAAATCAGTGTCCGCTACACAGAATTTATTTTACTTGGCCTTTTTTGGGATGCTCACAAACACCGAAATCAGTGAAGCGGTTACAGTCACGATTTCATGGCTTTCATGATCAATGCAGTATAGAATATTCTATTCTGGTAGGCTGGTAGGCCGAATTTTATTCGGTAGGCCGAATTACGTCCAGTATTCGACATGTCAATAGCGGATTGTTGCTGAATCTTATGAGAAACATAGCAATTTCTGTAATTTTAGTGCTGGAATTGGCCTACAATTTCTATATGTTATAGCAGATAGTGTAACAGGTTAAAAATAGATCACTGGTTCACTTCAGCTTAACTTATCCTCTGATAGTTGCTGATGGGCAGATATATATTTTACAAGTGGATCGGGGCTGGCtcattatttcatcatatggaGCATTATTTGATAACTTACAACGAAAAAATCCAACACCAATATTTCCTGTTTAGAAAAGCATGTGATTTATCTCAccaattctaaattttttattttaaatcattcaGATGGGGGAAAGGTCACCAATTTGAGTTTTCAAGGAATCCAATTATTATTTAACCATAttcaattatataattatatattaataattatatccAATTATTTACATTAAACTGATTTTCGATAATTTAGCTTGATATTCCCCCCAAGGAAGTTTTAATTACTACGTCCACGTCTGCATGAAATTCTACAGTTATTGATAGCTTTTAAACGAATGTTGTTAGGTAAACGTCAAAATTAACATGACCCTTTAAATGTCTGAAGTTGGTTGGTCTTCCCCGCTAAAAGATTTGATTTTACGATACGCTTGCCGCTGTAGATTTCACAAACAGGACAAGATTCTTGCACAAATGGATTTATCGGTTTCAGTTTCATTCATTCACTGAGCAAGAAGTGTAATATTTCTTGAAACTTTGATTAAACATCATCTAGAGTCACTTCAAAAGTAGGgaagttttcccttttttcaacaatttgaatgttatttttaaggaattgttACCCTAGTAAAATTACGAAAACAGGTTTCGAAAATAATCCCGTAAATGCATATAGCAGAATCCCAGCTATCGAATGGTAGCAGAGGTTTTGTTATATTGTCTACCATTATCAGAAGCACTTCAGGGAAATCATGTGCATCTTGGACAACTACCATCTTGGATAGGCAACATTAAGCGTAAAAATAAGATAAGGGTGTAAACCAcactaaaaagatttttttttttttttattttaacataaaatcATCTACATTAGATTTTGCTTTGGATTGATACAATCGCTATCTGATGGATTGATTGAATTCTATAACTTACACATGTTGAATCACTGCTGTCGATTTGGATTgtggaaaattttcttcatataatttagttttttatttatcatttgctctttttttccaGTCTGTAGTCTCATTGTCTGATACATTTTTCTGTTGTCTGTGAtcttgttcattttatttagccTTTTACTAAAAGATAAAAGCATTCactttgtttactttatttttcttaacatAAATTTTCACAAGGCTTATTCggaattttctttgtttaattgctctattttcatttctttttcctgATGCACGAAGCAATCTTATTATCTTAGATTTTAATTCTGGCCGTGCCTCCTGAGGCACCTAAGGCATCAAGGAGGAGCCGCCAATCTTCTATCAGGTTTGCTGTTGCAGTGATGTCCTCCCATTCTGGTAGAACGGATGTGTGTATGTTGCGTAGATCCCTCCGGTAGATTGGGCGCAGTGTATTTCCTGGTTTTCCCGGCTAAGATTTCCTTGTGTTTGCCAGTGTAAGGCGGCTTTTGGGAGTCTATGGGCATCCATATGGAGGACGTGTCCCAGACATCTCCACCTTCTGGCTCTGATAATGtcggtttctttttttttttttttttttttttttttttttttttttttttttttttttttttttttttttttttttttttttttttttttttttttttttgtcatatttcgTAAGGCTTGTACGAAAATAGGTCTCATAACCTATTTAGTTTTTCCCGGTAGCTATACGTATATTTATCCAACTTTTTTAGGGATAGAGTAACCTGTcgagaaaaatgtcttaagaaaTTAGATTGTGGTCACTACTGTCCAAACCTCTGTGGTGAGCCTTGTATGCTGTTAACTCAGTGCCTTATATGCAACAACATTCAAGAAGAACGCGACAGATCAGATGAAGGTACACttctatgatttatttttacgtTAAACacatatatttatgtatttacacacatataaatatacaaaatatatatttagttaTATAATACATATTAACTAAACATATACTTAATTGATATTGCGCTGCCTTATTCACGATAGAGATAGAAGTACTTCTTTCCCAAGCTTCTAACTTCAAAAAATAATGCCTTGCCCGCTGAGTAATCCAtcattggattaaaaaaaaatgataatccACATCTTTATGCTGGGTGAGGTTTCAACAAATGAGCCTACAAAACTTCAGGCTGAGTAATCAATCTTTAAAATTATACTCCAAATTTCAACATAGCTCAGTAAATCTCGATGAATCTTCGTTACTGCCGCTGAGGATATTGGTAAAGTTGCTTTTATCCAGAAGTGTGACTTTAATAGGATTCGGAAGCTGCATGGTTTCAGCGCGACAAATCTCCGTCAGGTCTATGTGAaatattttgatacaaaaaaagtctTCTGAAATTATAAAATCCGATATCTTGAACTAGTTATCTTTTTAAGAttagtttttcttgtttcaGAAACGCAGAATCGCCGGCGTCAGATGTATCAAGATCAGGCAAAGCAGAAAGCGCTTGAGTTCAGGATTGAAgccacaaaattcaaaattgacaATCTAGATCCATCCTCATCAGTATTCTTAGATGTTAAGGATAAAGTTCTCAAGTACATCCAGCCTGCTCATAGCTGGCACCCTGAGGTTACATCAGTTCAAGAAGTTTTTAATGCAAATTTACTTGAAGCTTTTTATTCTTGTCAGGCCGGTTTGTTTGACCCTTCAAGTGCACGTGAAAAGTTTCACGGTACAGACACAGAGGCTTCTGCAAAAATCATACACAACGGCTTTCGTCTGCCGCGCAATGACGGTCGACAGCGAATGTTTGGCTGTGGCATATATTTTGCGACTGATTCTAGTAAAAGTGCCCAAAAGGTTTACACAAAAGGTTCTAATTTACTCATTTTGTGCGATGTTCTATTGGGAAAAGAACTAAAGGTATCCGGTCATCATTACCAAATGAACTTAGAAACTATCAGGAGATTAGGCTATGACTCCATCTTTGCTCCTCGAGACACAAAGAGTGTAGGTGGGGTTTTGTTTGATGAGTTTGTTATCTACGATCCACGTCAGGCATATCCTAAGTATGTTATTAATTATAAAGTTACTCAATTGGGTATATCTGTTGATAACGCGTTATCAACGAAATTTCAGGTTCATGAAATACTTCCCAGTAGgtcttttgactcttcaaatGAGTTGGATTACCATTTTCGCGTTGCCGAGGCCCAATTTCGGCGTTTCTGCAAAACCCGAGAGGTGACTAAAGTCACTTACGTTCTCAACCCAAAACTCGAGTCAGAATTTGCAAAAACTTTAaagcaatttcaaaagaaatatgGTGTTAATAGTGAAGAAGCCAAACCAATCCTTGCGTTTCATGGCACTCCTGTAGAGTCAAACATCCAGTCTATACTGCAGAATAACTTTCAGAGTTCATACATAAAACAAACTGCTTATGGGTATGGCCACTATTTCTCTGAATTTCCTGATATAGCTTTAGGGTATTCCAAAAATGTCAAAGCCCTTATTTTGTGTAAAGTATTAGCTGGAAGATCACAAGATGTAACAAGTCGTGTCAACATTGCAGAAGGATATGACTCAAATCGAGTGGACAAAGACGCTCTGGGAAGGGGCAAAATGATCATTATTAACAATGACAAACAAATTTTGCCCCGTTATGTAGTCCACTTTAATTAAAACAGGGGTATTAAAATACGCTTCTTTTCTTTGTGTAATGCTTCTCGCAAATTGatgttaaaaagaaaagcagCAACCCATTAAACACGCTTATATTTGGTTTCAATTTTAACGGTTCTTGCGTTGGAGGGATTTTATCATAAAGTGCTACATTTCAATTAACAAAAGGTTGTGAAACCGTGACAACAAGATATGCTGATATTGAACTTTAAGAATGtcctgtctaaaaaaaaacttcccacttaattattataatagtaTATGGGTAAGGTTTAGTGTGTGTTGCTGTTacgaaattacaaaatgattgaCGAGCCATCTAGCCACAAGTATTGTGTAAAAGTTAGTTGTCTAATAGTGTAAAAGCACGAGTCCGTTTGGTAGATTCTGCAGCCTCTGTGGTCTAAAATCTGTAAACTGCGTATGCAGAGCTGGTTAACAGTCTCCGTTGAAACCTATtccatgtaattttttttttttttgatcgtTTATGAAATTTTGATTGCTTTATTCTAAAAAGTTTGGCTGCAAAAGACTTATTCTTTAGCCAAGGTTGAGGTAGCCCCGAAATTAAGACAGAAATTTATTAGTAACCAGCAGTATAGTTGAATACAATTAAGACAACAATTTTGTGCTGCATGTTACGTTACATGTCTTAGGTTGGTGTTCGTAGGATATGCCGTGGGGCATGTAGCTGTGTGTTTCAGGAGTGGCTGTGTAAAGATCCATTTTGGAATTAGTAAATGGCTCATTATCATTCAACAAATCCTGTTTGTTCTATCTCAGATGATTTATTGATGgaattgatgaaactttttttttttcagtgaataaaactgaaacgaATCAAAGTgagaattataatttttctgcTACTATGCGCTGCTGATAAGTCTAATACGACACATTTAAGGTATGATGGTTTCTTTAAAGGAAAAGTTcggtttttctaattttaaagtgTTGATTGCgataatattaaaatgaaacttcgATTCCTCCTGTTATTTACAGCGTGTGCAATAGTGTAAAAGCGCGTCCCCATTGGTTAGTTCTTCAAAGTTTGTGGTTTCCAGTTTGTAAACTGCTAATACAGAACCGGTAAAAAGGTTTCAACTGAAATCGAATTTGTAAATTGCCAGTGACGAATCTGCGTCTCCTGCCAATTGATATGTGGGCTAAAGGATACTTTTAGAACAGTTTTTGGTTCTCGTAAATCTACTATTTGATCCTAAATGGGTGTTTACCCACTTTTTCACtcatatttttcccatttttgcaatgtcaaaaacaacattaaaaaacataGTTGCATTTAAATAATACACTATAAAAATTGTAGTATCActataaattttggaaataatgaGAACCAGGAACTGTTATTAATATAATCCACGGGAAGGAATGAGAACAAAATGTCCCCTTCTTAAATTTTTCGCCATTCCGAACTTGAACATTTTCCTTTTAGCCTTTTCCTTCCGTATACTTTCACAATTTGGTTGCgggatatttattttaaagaaaaggaaCACATTTATTGGAAGACAATATTGTCCGTGCTAATTTCAAAACAGCTAATTTCTGAATAAGTTTTGCTGTGTAATATTTGCTTGAATATATTGACGACGTTGAATAGTTTAGTTGTGTTTTATTGACGTTTTTTGTTTGGCTTACTGCTTAACTTTATCTAGGCCCAGTTGTATCAAAAAGGATGTAATTGAGGTATTTAGTCGATTTCCTCGGATAAAACTGTCTGTGATTTATTGTGCTATCTAGTTTATGCTACTATCAGGAGCCAACTTGATTATGTCTACTTTGGTTGTTTTGAGAATTCAGTGCCATAGCACtgtaatgagttttttttttcgagtatGTATATGGATGAGGTTGTTCTACTATTCTGAGGTTGTGTTGACTTTTGTTTCTGAAGCCAATTTGACTAATTTAGTAAACAAAACCGTTGTAACTAAAATTAGCCGCAATGAAAGGTAAAAAGTGTTTTAATGTTATTATATAATGTTTAATTTGGCTGTAAAACgcgaaataataattttctttgaagcaaTTTATCTACATTGATAAACAAGACCATTATAACTAAAATTAGTTGCAGTAAATAGTGCGGAagtgtttaatattattatataatgttTTGTTTGGCTGTTAAaagctaaatatttattttctttaacgcCAGTTTTGACTTTGACCAGTTGACTTAGTTTGACTAATCTGGTGAACAAAACCaagattcttaaaatttaagcATACTAAATATTGTGGAAGCTTTTAATATTACTGTTCATTATTTCCCCTGTTCTTACTTATGCCTCCTGATTGTGGTAAAAGCTTTGGGATTTTAAGGATTTTACTGTAACACCTCCAAAAtagaatagtttttttatttatttggttctatgcttttttgttattttttcttgtccATCCTCATTTTGGCAATATCAACGGCATTTTAAGGATTTTACAGTAGCAtacggaaaatattttttatactagttttgttagttcttattttttcatttgtggCTCCTTACCGTGGAAAAGCTATTATGCGATTTTTGGAATTTTACTGCagcatatgaaaaaaaagattttcactGCTGATTGTGTTCTTCTGCTTGTTTTTATGTTCAATATGTCAGTCAGCTGACATTCACGCGGATAATTTAATCGGCTGTTCTCTTTGGTAAGACGGATATTTTAATCAAGCAATTTTAATTAGATGGCAGTTTTGTGTAGTTAATTGACAGCTCtcttttatttgagttttgaaATTTGGACCTGTGTAAATTGgtacaaaaatttttttggattatgtgttttgtatttttttttttcatataaacgATTTTGTATAATTAACAAAAgtgcaaaattttgtatttgttcaaAATTCTGGCTTAGGTTTTTCTTATATTAGCCTTGGCACGGCGGTTCCAAGGTTTTAGGCCTAAATTAAGAAAGAGAGTTGAGTCTTCTTTCCGTAAAATCTTTGAAGCCTTGTAAGTATTAAAGAGTGGATACAGGACGTACATAAGATTCTCCCGTGCCCTAATTTATATTGTAGGTCAAGTAATCGAGAACAACAACTTAGTGATTAAGGGAAATACCCCTCTTCTATACTTTTACCCTGACACAAAAAACAACagttagagtaaactcagagtGGCTATTTCCCTTATGGTTGCATTCCGGTGTAACCACTATTACTTCCATTCGATTTTGTTAATTCTTTTCTTAGATTGATAACTTAGAAAAAGATAcgtcaaaactttttttaaatattgtttgtTATTACAAAAAATATCTCGTGATTTTGTTTCCAATATGTTTAAAAGCATTAGGAAAGCATCATCTTTTTACTGTGCCAGACCGAATTGTCTCATTAGATAGCCTGTTACAAGTTCTTTTGCTATTCTATCTTTTCGATTGACTGaggaagagtttttttttcttagttttcctcggttgtttgttttctacagaCTTGGTAAAATCGGCATCTGAGtgatttaaataaacacaaGTATAAACAGTTTCGTATAAGTTGGCCTATTTAATACCCTCTTACCTGCAGAGGACAGACAAAATACTTTACTTCAGGTTAGAGCAGTGGTTTCCAACAGATGTTAGGCCATGCCCAACATAGGCTAAAATCATGATGACCCTTCgtgatattaagtttttataattcaaaattttccgtTTATTCTCCCAAAGAAAGCTTAAAGTCCtttaactaagtttttttttgtcgtccATTAGACACATTTtatacaaatgaaaaatattgtctgaatacAACACGTTGTACACCATGTATGACGTCATTGCAATATTAACACTATCTTTTTTGCTATTTAAGTGCGAAAGAATGTAAAATCATTcacataaaaaaagttttttttcaaaattaaggctcagAAAGTATAGCGAGCTGAATGGTGTACGCCCTGCCCATGGGCCACTGAAATATTACCGTGTCGTACCGTTGAGGTATCTGCCCCACGTTGGGAATCGCGGGATTAGAGCAACTAAAAGTACAACATCTTgaagtattttaattttcaattaggAAAATTTGGTGATAAACTTGTTAAAGTTCAGATTAATTCGCTAGTTGACATTGACATATTTTCACTTCTGGCGGGAATCGGGTGTTTCCAACTCGCGTGGCATCGGTGGTCTTGGAGACCTCGTTGGACCAAGCTGAGCGGCCTTCTCTCAACTGCTCTTCAAACGTGAGCCGTTGCATTGATCCTGTGTGACAAAACATTCTAGACCCCTTTACAGGTTCATGGTATAATTTGGCCAGGTTCCACCggttcttcctctgtcctccttggcATCTCTCCCAGGAGCTAACAGGCTTGGCTAGAAGTATTTGTCACATACCATTCCATTTACCCAATTTCTTTCGAAATATAacttctattactactgctaGCAACTCACCACAACACCAAGCCGCATGAGGCTAACGCACCTACGCACGCTTcccttccatcccaatctattcaaagcctccccccctctttacatcctcccaccctaacCGTGGACGAACTGCTTTCCGTTAAGCCCTAGACGGTTGCCGGAAAGAACACTCTTCGGTAATATGtaatccgcagaacgtgccctaaccgtctcaacctttctctcattatagctctagaaagccGGACTGAACCCCACTTTTCATACAgcatactgtttgaaatacggtcagtcagccgggctccttgaacaatccgtaggcaatttttctgggaaacatctagcaaatcttcatctgttTTTCAGAGTGCCCATGTTTCAAACCTATGCTAGCACCCGCTACCACTTATTTATGTTCCTAATCCCCTAATGAATTGATGTAGCCTTAAGcggtatacaaaaaaaaactttgctgaTTTGGTTGTTTTCTTAGTATTTGGGATTCGGCAGAATGCCAAATGattgatttaatattttttcactcCTATGACATGccttgaaccccccccccccccatattatGCGGCCTAGAACCACTACTCAGCTTACGTCTTAACAGGTGCTTCTTTTGTTTATGCAGGAGAAACTACCAACTGTTTTCTTGTCCCctacttttgtattttacagctTGTAATATTACCTACAATGCACTGGTTAATATCAAATAGGTCATAACTGACATCCTTAGTCGAAATTGAAATACTAACGCTACCTAGCatcatttttcaactttttttagtGGTGTAATTCGTTTTATCGTATGTTGGCTCTCAGCTGAACGAATCAATAATACTACTTCGTGACTAAACTGCGGAGGTTAAACTTAAAGCAGAGAAGGACACTACTTCCATAGAAGAGGCTGAGCTGCTTGTGGTACCTAAGCTGTTGGATCAAAAACCCTGTTATTCAAGTTGAAAACATTCGAGACGTGCCGTCAGTCTACAAGTTTATATTCTCTCTAGATGTGACAAAAAGGACGGATAAAAACTCTGCATTCATTTTTGCTTGACTTTTCGACCTAGTAAATTTCACTAAACAGAACCAAAATACTACCAACAGGTATTCCAGACTAGCGGCTTTAAATTGATGTTTATCCATTTTTCTATCTACTACACCTTCAAGTCCTCGAAAGTCAAGCTTTTCAGTTGTATTCtccttattatttgaaaaagtgcCGATACGGCCTTTTTCTATCAGCCACCAGATTGTCTTTTGACAAAACCCGTTTTACTAGATATCGAAATTATGGGCTTAATCGTCCCACAAAGGACAAAATGGGATAGACTACCAAAAGGTACAGGTAGGTAACTTCCTCTTAGTTCCAACCAAATTGGTTGGCATTTATTAATTTCTTCTGCTGGATGTCCTGATGACAAGAGTTTAGGAACTCCCCCCCAATGGTTGTGTCCGGTCCAGATTCCCAAATGGACCAATAGGACACTTTTCATATGTCCCGCAGAGCTTGGTTGAGATTTAATTATTTAGGCAATGAAAAACATTAGTTCAATCATTGCTTTATGCCATGAGATGGTGATGACACAAAATAGAGCCGTTCAAAGCCAAACCAATGatgcaaatttttacttttaagggATTGCTATCAAAGCAATTAGCTAACTTACAACTTTTTACATTTACAACTAAACACAAGAATTGATACTGAAAATGATATAAACcattttcataattaacaaaaagTTAATTACCCTTGAGAACTTTGAGAACATGTGtcaagtaatgctagaaaatgtttCCCCCAGATAACTGGTGCATTCAGGTCAAAACCACCCATgggttttcattttgaatttcaaGTGAAAAGACATAATTTGAGTTCGTTTGAGATATTTATTCTCAGATATCTCACGTCCACAAATGTCAATGTGTGATACATgaacaataattttgtttatattggtAAGCAAAAAAAACCATCTGTTTCTATTCTAATGGCAAAACTGCAGTTCCTAAATGTTAATTCCCATGTTCTAGAATGGGTTGAACACTATgacagaaaagaaaatagcaatAACTTTAGAAAATTAGACGTCCCGTTTTTTTAATAGCCCAGTGAATACAGGTCTCCCTTAAAAAGTGGTCTTCAGCCCTTCTTTGTTTTTGGAGAGTTGCCATGATATAAATCTGGAGACCATTTCGGGTTGTATGCTGTATTTATATGCTTATGACAGTTGTAGCCTTCTCTTGGGATGGGGGATCCCTCAAGGCTAGAGTCCAAAAAGCCttagattacataaaaaaatggaCAGTAGAAAACTATATGTAATGCTCAGCAGAGATATCGGTAATTTTCCTATTCTCAAGAATAAATCAATTAAGCGTTCATTCTCCATACTGTCGTTGGCAGGTTAAAGCATTTGATTGGCATAAAAGATTTGTTATTTGAGAGTATTGCTGCATTCAACAATGATATGGACGGACCATATTGATTATCTTGCTGATTACCTGATGAGTAGGGCAAACCTCGTCAACGtaatttgcctttttaaaaGAGACGCTCCATGTTCCCGAGTATCAAAACTAATTGGAACAACAATCACCAGCAAATTCGACTATGATAGTATTTTATACAAAGAAGCAATTTTCTCttcagaagagaaaaaaataatcccAAAGCCCGTtgccttcttaaaaaaaatggattatatAATCACATTGTCTACAAAGAATGCATTGCTATATGGAACCAAGAACTTTAGTTTAGAGCACGGTTTGCACCTaaagtttgtaaattttcttctctGATGAATGATGCTGACTTCTCAAGTCAGGTCCTAACCCCAAACATAGATCGTCTCTTCTCAagttttaacataattattaatgtaattaatttagttttaggtGACAGGAACAAGCACGTGGGGTTATTGAGTTTAAAATTAGAATGGTATAAGCTGACAATATATTGGACTGACTTTAACCACATATATATTGACGAATCCAAGTCTAAAACCAGTACGGGATGTCCCTTTATTGTCCCTTCAACTGGTATTTCCTTTGGATTTAACCTACCTGACAAGCTTATTGTTTTGTTATGTAGAAATTATTGCTATTCACCAAGCTCTTCTGTATGGTAAGTCAAATAATATAACTGGTAGTCTTCTTATTTGTTCTGACTCTTAGTCCGTGATAAATTATTTAGCTGTGAAACAAAATTGTGCCAAAGAAATCACTACAAATATTGAAATAGTAGTGGATAATTTGCTAAAACATGGCTTTGATGTACAATTGACCTGGGGTCCAGCCCATGtatgttttctttgaaataagGCAGCTGATAAAAAGTATGCTAGTATCATtggtgaaattttaaaaaggttaATTTATCTATAAGTGAATATATTTAGGGATATTTAGGGATGAGGCCCACTAGCCAGAAGAtgaaaaagctaatttttcaagaaattcttCGAACACCATTTTGGATCTTTATGATTTTAAGCCTTCCCGATTGGATCTGATTCACAGGGAAAGGAAAATTGCAACAACAATATATTGAATTAGATCTGATCAAGCAAAAGttaatgcaattctttttatgtggAATTTGGTGAATTCCCCTAATTGTAGTGTCAGTAATGTATGTGAAAATGTTCGCCACTTTAtaattttctgcaaaaaatacGATTTCCAGCGTGAAATGTtaagaagaaaagttttaaagCCATTTGGTGCCTTTAATTTTTGTGCAGAAGTTGGCCATTCTTCAGCTTCACCATGGTCCCGTAAGATATTTGTGTCTGCACTGGGATGTTTTATTAGAAGTACAAGTTTAAATGATATGCTGTAGCAGTGTTAAACATGTcgttaaaaccaaaataatttattaatcttCGTAATATATTGTATAGTTATAATGTATATCATATGTGAAACTAACGTAAGTTGTAATGTTTATCTCCTGagtataattgtttttggaATAATTGTGGCGGTCTGACGTAAGTGGCCAAACTAGTGGAGAAAATGGTTCACCACCAAGGTTACGGAATTTAATCCCATGAAGTGATTCACCCCACGAAAATTAGACATCGTCTGTAAACGCCTTTATAATAGCTGCTTAGCCAATTGATCGAAATTTGTTCCATTCTCTATTCTGGGATAACTGCGTGCTGTCTGTGGAAAGTATCGATACGTACATGACGGAGCTAAATCAAAAACGctgaaatcaaaaatcaaaaacgcTAAATCAAAAACGCTGAAATTGACAACGGCGAGTCGATAACTTCgggtgcgtttctttacttgtccaatgggatttttactaatcgaggtttaacccctaa contains the following coding sequences:
- the LOC136031444 gene encoding uncharacterized protein LOC136031444 isoform X2 — its product is MDCKKIPDCFYYYSSSCSKGYQCPFRHEPAAMYSETICKFWNWGKCDEPHCSFRHTKFLKPNLHVKCYWESQPSGCTRPACIYIHVKGKKRNKTNQECVSIYCHQKHCLPPGQSFCQERCSIFNNCKIHRCHRSCEPIHDSHECTEEVLKELSCGHEAIILCSQSGKLPRCTIKDKVTFKCGHSGVGACGEASTSYCGMSLVAKLQCGHQKKYICKGDRVTCREKCLKKLDCGHYCPNLCGEPCMLLTQCLICNNIQEERDRSDEETQNRRRQMYQDQAKQKALEFRIEATKFKIDNLDPSSSVFLDVKDKVLKYIQPAHSWHPEVTSVQEVFNANLLEAFYSCQAGLFDPSSAREKFHGTDTEASAKIIHNGFRLPRNDGRQRMFGCGIYFATDSSKSAQKVYTKGSNLLILCDVLLGKELKVSGHHYQMNLETIRRLGYDSIFAPRDTKSVGGVLFDEFVIYDPRQAYPKYVINYKVTQLGISVDNALSTKFQVHEILPSRSFDSSNELDYHFRVAEAQFRRFCKTREVTKVTYVLNPKLESEFAKTLKQFQKKYGVNSEEAKPILAFHGTPVESNIQSILQNNFQSSYIKQTAYGYGHYFSEFPDIALGYSKNVKALILCKVLAGRSQDVTSRVNIAEGYDSNRVDKDALGRGKMIIINNDKQILPRYVVHFN
- the LOC136031444 gene encoding uncharacterized protein LOC136031444 isoform X1, with protein sequence MDCKKIPDCFYYYSSSCSKGYQCPFRHEPAAMYSETICKFWNWGKCDEPHCSFRHTKFLKPNLHVKCYWESQPSGCTRPACIYIHVKGKKRNKTNQEFVDDTPVKRDDQLKDNKIPLNEALKQFKGQPVYRLPPQPISPLILLQGNPGYQIAKIHRIPQIAGSKGVSIYCHQKHCLPPGQSFCQERCSIFNNCKIHRCHRSCEPIHDSHECTEEVLKELSCGHEAIILCSQSGKLPRCTIKDKVTFKCGHSGVGACGEASTSYCGMSLVAKLQCGHQKKYICKGDRVTCREKCLKKLDCGHYCPNLCGEPCMLLTQCLICNNIQEERDRSDEETQNRRRQMYQDQAKQKALEFRIEATKFKIDNLDPSSSVFLDVKDKVLKYIQPAHSWHPEVTSVQEVFNANLLEAFYSCQAGLFDPSSAREKFHGTDTEASAKIIHNGFRLPRNDGRQRMFGCGIYFATDSSKSAQKVYTKGSNLLILCDVLLGKELKVSGHHYQMNLETIRRLGYDSIFAPRDTKSVGGVLFDEFVIYDPRQAYPKYVINYKVTQLGISVDNALSTKFQVHEILPSRSFDSSNELDYHFRVAEAQFRRFCKTREVTKVTYVLNPKLESEFAKTLKQFQKKYGVNSEEAKPILAFHGTPVESNIQSILQNNFQSSYIKQTAYGYGHYFSEFPDIALGYSKNVKALILCKVLAGRSQDVTSRVNIAEGYDSNRVDKDALGRGKMIIINNDKQILPRYVVHFN